A single Lolium perenne isolate Kyuss_39 chromosome 6, Kyuss_2.0, whole genome shotgun sequence DNA region contains:
- the LOC127310872 gene encoding uncharacterized protein, with protein sequence MRYVLQLQFEPCTNNVAEYEALLPGMRVAKEMGAARLRCFGDSALVASQISSTCDATDANMIIVEWVDRRKNEEADALSRLGSKRQPPPPGIFLDILTRPSVRPPCEIDIAEPPAPDSVLIAVASDAGDWTEPYMNYLERKIMPMDEAEARMIVRHCKSFTIINKELYKHIVFGIFHCCVPPEEGRQIPRDIHTGDCGHDAGAHSFVAKAFHHGFYWPTTHADAVKLVSACVGCQNYASQSHLPGSALKTIPLTWPFAVWGMDMTATKFLRELIYRYGYPHSIITNNGTNFAKGEMAEFCEDNGIRLDLASVAHPESNGQAERANQSILHGLKPRLQVPLERAAGCWAEELPFVL encoded by the exons ATGAGGTATGTCCTGCAGCTACAattcgagccctgcaccaacaaTGTGGCCGAATACGAGGCACTTCTCCCTGGCATGCGAGTCGCCAAAGAAATGGGTGCAGCTCGCCTCCGCTGCTTCGGTGACTCCGCCCTAGTCGCCAGCCAGATATCCAgcacctgcgacgccaccgaTGCCAACATGATC ATCGTCGAGTGGGTTGACAGGCGCAAGAATGAGGAGGCTGACGCTCTCTCCAGACTCGGCTCCAAGCGGCAGCCACCGCCACCGGGCATCTTCCTCGACATCCTCACTCGCCCGTCGGTGCGACCGCCCTGCGAGATCGACATCGCCGAGCCCCCAGCTCCAGACTCGGTCCTCATCGCAGTCGCCTCAGACGCTGGGGACTGGACGGAGCCGTACATGAACTACCTCGAGCGGAAAATAATGCCCATGGACGAAGCAGAAGCGCGCATGATCGTGCGCCATTGCAAATCCTTCACGATCATCAACAAGGAGTTGTACAAGCACATCGTCTTCGGTATCTTCCATTGCTGCGTGCCTCCAGAGGAAGGTCGCCAAATTCCGCGCGACATACACACGGGCGATTGCGGCCACGACGCTGGCGCTCACTCCTTCGTCGCCAAAGCCTTCCACCATGGTTTCTACTGGCCTACCACCCACGCTGACGCAGTCAAGCTCGTCAGCGCGTGTGTTGGGTGCCAGAACTACGCGAGCCAGTCGCACCTGCCAGGCTCCGcgctgaagaccatccccctcacctggccTTTCGCTgtctggggcatggacatg acggCGACCAAGTTCCTGCGGGAGCTGATATACCGTTACgggtacccgcacagcatcatcaccaacAACGGCACCAATTTCGCCAAGGGAGAAATGGCAGAATTCTGCGAAGATAATGGGATTCGACTCGACCTCGCCTCAGTCGCACATCCCGAGTCAAACGGCCAAGCTGAGCGAGCCAACCAGAGCATCCTCCACGGCCTCAAGCCGCGCCTGCAAGTACCCCTGGAGCGAGCCGCCGGATGCTGGGCGGAGGAGCTCCCCTTTGTCCTCTAG